Within the Vigna angularis cultivar LongXiaoDou No.4 chromosome 10, ASM1680809v1, whole genome shotgun sequence genome, the region TTCCGCGAATGGGTGGTTTGTTTCTGATGAAGATGTGGTTTCAGGGCAGCAGAACAGTTGGTGGGTATTGAGCACGACCCTGTAAAGTTCACTCCTTCGAACACCAGATTTCAGCGTGGGAGTTCAAGCATTCGCAGGAAGTACAAGACTCATGATGTCACTGTGACTCCAATAGCGGGTGTTTCGTATGTCGCCACACCTGTGATGGAGGAAGATGAACTTGTTGATGATGATTTTTACCTTCAGGCAAAGGCTTATTTTGATTGCCGTGAGTATAAGCGAGCTGCTCATGTTCTTCGTGATCAAAATGGAAGAAAGGCGGTATTCTTGCGCTGTTATGCTCTCTATCTGGTCAGTTTTGTGTTCTTTCTTCTATCTTTTATTGAATCAGTTTTGtgttctttcttttatcttttattgagTGTGCATAGTAACTAGTAGGATTTTATGTGCTAGTAGACAGTGAAACTTCTGATGCATTATGGATTTGAATGTTCTTTTCCCAATAATTTGTTTGTAGTATTGAAGATAATTTGATAGTTCATTCATTTCATATGTTTTCTGCGAACAAATCATCTTTGACTAATGTAATTCTGTAAGTGCAAACTAGTGCAGACAAAATGTTTATGAAAAGTTAGGGGAAGTATACTAGTATGGCATAGTACATGCATTTCAGTTGAATTTCATGACAAAATCCATTTCGATTGGATATGTGCTTATCCTCTAAATAGATTGCAATTAGTAGGTGGGAAGACACTCTTCTGTTATATGTAATTGATTAGTTTGTTTTTTGAAGAGGGTCttgatatatttttactattttacatttttttttcatccttttaCAACATTGGTGTCATACGACCAAGATACAGAGGTATACAAAACTCTTAAAATTTCTTATGAtatgttattataaattttaaaataattaatttagaaaaatgcaAAATATTTAGAGACACTGATCAGTGGATGGTGATCACAATTTTCAAGGAAACGATAGTTGTGATCATAATGAAAACCCTTGTTATATATCATTCCATTGCCCATCTCAGAATCATGGTTGTAAGTATTGTCCGATACCATAGGATTCTCTACTCCCACTATTTGAATAGTTGCAACACTTGTTTTTTCTCTGAATTGGTCCTGAATTGTTCAaatcactttcaaaatcataaatcaagtttatTGTTTGATTCATTGCATTGAATCTTGGGTGGAATTGCATAGGTCACACTCAAAATTGGGTTGCAGCGTGTCCTGTGGTTTGTTAACACTCTAAATCTGCTTTATTTTTTGTGCAAATATGAGCAAGAAGATAAGCAAAAACGATCTTTCTTTTCCATCAGGCCATGACCACTCATTATTTCATCTTTTCCTTACTTCTAGACTCTTGGCCATAATTTCTCTTCTCTACCTACGCATGTCACCCACTTATCTCTGTCTTTTCTTCATGTCTACTGTTGAACCATATAGTTGCATTCAAgttcaagcaaaaaaaaaaaaaaaaaaccctcatAATGTGGTATGGGGTAGATCATGAATGTCAATCCAAGAAAATAACAATCTTTAAGGATAGTAATCTGTAATCTGACCAAGATATGTACTGTTTGGGGCAATGTGGAatgtaaaaatgttatttaaactAGTATCCTAAGAATGTGGTTCATGAAACTAAAGCTGAAACAGAACCTATATCTAAAACAGTACGCATGCTTTTTAGAATGAACGGAATGCAAATTATCTATAAAATGAGTTATGATGAATGAAAATCAGATCTTAACGCATAGAATACAGTGCAAAGTGTAAAGAAATATGTGCTGATATTAAGATATAAGTAAAACAGTGTAAACTATTCTAAAACAATGTTAATTGAATGTTAAAACTGAAAATTATCAAAAAGAACAAGTGCAGAATTTAATTCCTAAAATTCAGAAAGCCTAACTTCTAAACTTGTAAGAActggaaaataagaatttatccTAGAATTGAATGCAGAGACATGACTCTAATATACCAACTAAAATGGAACAATGATCAAAACTAAACAAAGAATGCAGAAACTGAAATTCAATATGCAGAACTAATGCTAGAATctgaaaatgagaaaatgacCATATATCAAAACTGTATTAACTAACATGATGATCAAATTGAATTctgaattaaaaattgaattagagaaaGAAGCACAATATACAAAACGAAATCAGAttaagaattaatattttaatgcaaAACAGAATTGGAAAAATTAGAATCAGTAAATGGATTTGAAAACAGTGAATAGAATGAAATGGGTAATTTCTGAAATTAgagaaacaagttcaactaTGATCATTCAACCTTCAATCTTGACTGCCAAGTACTCAATGATGAATTCTTGGAGTATGAAAGTCATACCAGACCATCTAGAAAACAGCTTTCAATCAGAAATTGCAACTAGTATAATGCAAGGATGAAATCTGAATGCTCATGGTTAGGAACTTGCTTTCTGAATCAGAATTAACAAAAGGCATTATGatggaaacaaaaatatttagagaTTAGCAAACTAAAACTATAAAAGATTAAAGCAATTCAAGAAACGAAGCAAGAAAAAAGAATTGACAGAAAAATCTAACTGGTATTGATTGATCACTGGTTCAGCATCACAAAGCAATTGAAGTATGGTACCTAGTCCATGAGAGAATTTGAAACAACCCAAAGACtcagaaaactaaaactaagaaaCTGAAAGTTGTTGGAATGAATGAACTGTATCTAATGGAATGTGTTTCTGCCTTGTATACCCGTGAATGGAAATCAGAAATGGGTCAACTGTCTATGACAGGTTACAAATGTGAGATTGCTAATCTGACTTAAAACCTACACTAGCTATATTTATAAGTAACTCAAGTGACCAGTTTATAAGTCCAACTCTTTTCCAACTCTTCATCTTCAGCAGATGTAATGACTTGCTATCTCAAGTTACATAAGAATAATCTGAACTGTCCATTAGAGTTTTTGACTGGCAGCAACAAGTTGACTGGTCCAACAGTTCACACATCCCTATCTCAGATCAATCCATGTTCAAATTAGACTTCTCTCTTGTAACTTCAGATTACTGTCAGGTGGAGGTTTCCCACTGCACTACTCTTCACAGCACCTAGACCAGCTTACCAATCAATATCTCTCCAGTTTACTGCACTATAAAATGAAGTTTTTtcactgcaaaaaaaaaaatcacaagcTGAATTTCTATAACAAAACTGAAGTCAGAAGTGGTTTTATTATTCTCAAAGACTAACATTatacaaaattacaaactaaactaaaaatctATCTAAAAACACTTTATTAACACATTTTCACAAAACACTAATTTTTACAAAGAAAACTGAATCTAAACTAAAATCAAAGAATTAAAACAATACAATACCCAAAAGAGATGCAATTAGCTATGAAAACATTACAAAATTGGGACTTAACACACCCCACACTTAAGCCTTtgcactaaaaaaaaaacataacagaactaaaagaaaacaatttacaAAGCTGGACAGAATAAAAAACCTTTCTGCAAAGCTGAAAACCCGTGAGCAACAGAAAATCTGCCAAAATTCAAGTTCTAAAGCTCCAAACAAGTCAGAAATAGTTTAGACAAGTTAAATGCATTAGAAATCAATCAAACCAAGCTCAAAAATCAGAATTGACCTCCTCACTGGATGGTGTTTACTCTTATTCTCTCATGGTGTTTCTATTTAAGTGTTTAACCCTCAACATAATATGAACACTAACACTACCATAGGCTTGAAAAGCCTCTAAAATCCACCATCATGTTAGAAAAATGCACTCATGATCAAAAAGGACTTTCTCAAGCTTATAATGTGGCCAAGGTTATACGGGTAGGATAAAGAAAAGGGTGCAGAGCTAAAACCAGAGAAAAGTTCGGGAGTATTAGAATCATAAGTGAAATCAcacaagaagaaaaataaggCTCAAAATCTCACTTGGTTAGAATTTTTCTCAAAACTGTTCTAAACTGGTTTTTCATGATAACTTATGCACTTTTTGTTAAATGAACTACTCAAAACAAGTTAGAACTTATCAACTACAAATGACAAATCAACAAGTAACTAGCTGgaaatttaaaaacagaaaGCAACAAAAAGAGACTCCAACATATCTAAAATATCAAAAGAGACTATATAGACAATCAGACTTACAAGGTAAagctaaaacaaaattttactactcaaagtaaaatgaaaaacagAAACTGGAACAGGCTAGCTAGACAAGGGTTTTATCAAACTACTCTAGACAATTTCTACTAGATTAGATGAAAAACAGCAAATCCTAAGCTTCTAAAAACAGCAAACACACAATCAGAAACTACAGCAACTAAAAATAGCTAGAAGAAACAGCAAAAATGCAAAAATTGTCCTCAATGTGCAAAGGGTGAAACTGAACCAGCATAGCCTAACTTGGATTGGccacaaatcaaaatttatttttatatagaaCAGCTCACTTTCTATCATACTATTTATTATACTATAGTTACTAATTATACTAACTaaacaaaaatactaaatttatgCTACTGTATTTACAAACAAGAAATAGGAAAGAACACTTTAAGATGGCTTCCTCATGCTCAAACACCTTGGCCAATCTGCCCATGCTCTGTTGAATCTGCATATTCGTAGCAAGTTTTAAATCCTCCAGTTGGTGATGCTCCTATTCATAGCAAGGTACTATATGATATCTCACTATAGTATCTTTGGCCACTTTTGGGGATTTAAAACATTTTGGTGAACTGCGTTGCGATTTCACCTTTATGAATTATTTCTTTGCAAAAGGTGTGTTTTCTTCAATAAGGATAAtcttaataacattaaatatgtttttggaacCTGCAAGCCATAAACACTGCATACAGAACCATTCGGTTATGCTTAATGTAACATTGATCCCACATTTTACAGCTGTTATTCCACTCAATTACTTTTGGAGGATTTTCTTAAAATGAaacactttatatttttttttctgatcttatattttttgttcCAAAAACAAAATCTTATGTTTTTCTGCCCAATCAATCCttacaaacacacacacacacatatatatatagagagagaagaaaTAGATATATGATCTGCATTATTTGTTCTTTTGTGTTTAGAGAAActcaattaaaataactaagtGCAATTGTtccatattcatattttttttactttattcaGGCTGGAGAAAAGCgaaaagaggaagaaatgaTAGAACTTGAGGGGCCTCTGGGTAAGAGCGATGCTATTAATCGTGAATTAGTATCTTTGGAGAGAGAATTGTCAACACTACGCAATAATGGTAAAATTGATCCTTTTGGTTTGTACTTATATGGTCTTGTGCTCAAACAGAAAGGCAGTGAGAACCTTTCACGTACAGTTCTCGTGGAATCTGTTAATAGCTACCCTTGGAACTGGAATGTCTGGACTGAGCTGCAATCCTTATGCAAAACAGTTGATATATTGAATAGTCTTAATCTCAATAGCCATTGGATGAAGGATTTTTTCCTTGCCAGTGTTTACCAAGAATTAAGGATGCACAATGACTCTCTGTCAAAATATGAATACCTACTGGGAACCTTTGGTAATAGTAATTATATACAGGCACAAATTGCAAAAGCCCAGTACAGTTTGAGAGAATTTGATCAAGTTGAAGCAATATTCGAAGAACTGCTTAGTAATGATCCATACAGAGTAGAAGATATGGACATGTACTCCAACGTGCTGTATGCTAAGGAATGTTTTTCTGCTTTGAGTTATCTTGCGCATAGAGTATTCTTGACTGATAAATACAGACCTGAATCTTGTTGTATTATTGGAAATTATTACAGTTTAAAAGGGCAGCATGAAAAGGCAGTTGTGTATTTTAGGAGAGCtcttaaattgaacaaaaatttcTTATCTGCTTGGACACTTATGGGACATGAGTTTGTTGAGATGAAAAACACTCCTGCTGCTGTGGATGCCTATCGTCGGGCAGTAGACATTGACCCACGTGATTATCGTGCTTGGTATGGACTAGGACAGGCTTATGAGATGATGGGAATGCCTCTCTATGCGCTTCATTACTTCAAAAAATCCGTATTCTTGCAGCCAAATGATTCTCGACTGTGGATTGCTATGGCACAGTGCTATGAAACTGATCAACTTCGCATGCTTGATGAAGCAGTAAAGTGTTACAGAAGAGCAGCAAATTGTAATGACAGGGAAGCAATTGCACTGCACAACTTGGCAAGACTTCTTTCGGAGCTGGGGCGCCCTGAAGAGGCTGCATTTTACTACAAAAAGGACTTAGAGAGGATGGAATCTGAAGAGAGGGAAGGGCCTAAAATGGTTGAGGCTTTGCTCTATCTTGCAAAATATTACAGAGCACAGAAAAAGTTTGAAGAAGCTGAGGTATACTGTACACGTCTTCTGGATTATACTGGCCCGGTGAGTCTAAATATTCTACTCAACTTTCAATTTGAAGCAGGTTAGTCTTCTAAAATCATTAAatggtttaattattttttacaggAGAGAGAAACAGCAAAGAGTATACTTAGAGGAATGCGAACAGTACAGTCTGGTTTCCCTTCCATGGATGTTGAGCATTTTCCTCCTAATCCCTTTTGACCAGCCACTGATGTTTCTCTGCTGTTATGAGTTTTTGTATAGACGAAATCAAACCCAACGGAAAACAAGGAAATTAGAATTCAATGTTAATTCCCGTcttctattttgttttcacttGTTTCATTTTTTGGCATTCACATTACGCAATGCTTTccccatgtttttttttctagaaataatatttttttaaaaaaattaccaaaatggACCCCCTGTCATTTTTATTTCTCACACACTAGCACTGATAGAATTTGGTCTCTGGTTAGCAATCTTGTTTGGTATCTTCAATGACGAAAACCCATCCGGAATTCGGTTCTCGCCGAATTCTGGGAACTTTTGTagttttttgttgttgtgctCTGCTGCTGGAAGGgaagaaaaatttattgttgCAGGTTGGAATTCAGTTCTATGGGGAGTCGAATTTCGACCTCTGCGTGGCATTTTCAATGATTGAATTCTCAGTTGAATTTGGTCTTAGGGGGTTGAATTCTGGGAGGAGATTTTCGTTTTCATCATCACTTATCAGAAATGCATGTGAGAATTCTGTGGAATCTGGTTGCATAGTTCCTATTATATCTTTGTAATACACGAGGAAGACACAGACATTATTTGTTTCATCTTTAACTGTGACTTATGATCCTTGCTCAAATGCTGAACAAAACTGCCAGACTGCGAGCCAAAATCCAAACATTTCTATTTCAACCTTATACACAAATGTTATAGATTTCAATATCATTAATAttcattagaaaataatatcatcCATATTAATCTACAGAACATTTACAAAATTTGAGtagtaattttagtttatattgttacattctgaaaatattaattaaaaaataatctatatcAATATTATCTAAAAACATTCCAATgatatcaaaagaaaaaatgtatttagtctagttaatatttgtaaaaaagtAATCATATATTTTGACCAACGAAAACACTTGCATAGTgacatcataaaaaataatatttattaatgttaattaaaaatcGTGTTTGATAATACCGAAAAAATGATACCCTATCTTAATCAAACTGATAACATTTGGTTAAATTAAACCAACAATATCTTGATTAAAGtcaagttgaagaagaaaatataaaaacaaaatacgttatttatttttgagagaaagtaaaatataggaaaatttaaatgatttaattttaagtaatgaagttattcttgtaaatttttataatctaaattttttaaattccaaatgaaataaaatatttaaacaaataggTTGCTACAAAATCCAATAGTTTATTTGATACTCTTTCCACATAAGTATACTGTAAACACATCATTttctttacatttatatatttgatatttgacTTTTGATACACAAatatactgttttttttttaccaaaaataaattcaaataaaagtaCAACAATTTTGTGTTTTGCATAGAAAGGTCTGGAGAAGGGGGAAGGGCGGCGAGAGGAAAGGGCGAGATGGCGTGGAAATGGATTGTGAGGAGGACCCCCGAATCCAAATCCTTCTTCCTTGCATTCGCCACCATATGCGGCGTCGTTCCGGGCGTCATAGGCTATGGCGTCATGCAACTCACTAACACGCGCAACGAGCAGCTCGAGACCCATCTTCGCAGAAGTGCTCGTCCCGAATCATTGGTAACTCTCTTCTTCGCCCTTccaatccttttctttttatttctttatgcaCAAAGTTTAAACCTTTTTAGGATTAGGATTAGGATTGTTATCTTTGTTTATTCACTACTTCAAATTTAGTATATACTTTTGCGGCTGCTGGCTGGTAATTTGTCCGTTATATATTTGTAACTCATTGAGTGTGGAAAGAAGTAGCGGGAGAGGAAGCAAGGGGAAAAATAAAATCACCTGGGTGGGTTATGGCAAATGAACTGGAAGTTAATCAGTAGTAGGAGTGGAGAGAATGAAGAAGGGCATTTTCCCAAGGAAGTGGAATGAAGGAATTCTATAGGGAAATAGAGAAGAGGAGAAGCCACAAATAGTCATTTGGATctgttttacatttttctttatttcttctaTTCCTTAGCTGATGGGTTTACCGTGAAGAGAAGCCTAGATATTTTGTATGACATTAGTATGATTGATACATCACACATATAGGGATACAAGAAACTCTTAAAAATTGGAAATATGATACGGCATATATGCACAATATTTATGGAGACACTGATCATTTCTCTTTATTCTGTAACTGTAATgcacaattataatttatatcagTGGATGACAGGGATCTCTTACAAAAACAATACTTGTGATGACAACAAAGGCCGTTGTTAcatatttgaatttgttgttttcat harbors:
- the LOC108336111 gene encoding anaphase-promoting complex subunit 8, giving the protein MSSKESCRSELRIAIRQLSDRCLYSASKWAAEQLVGIEHDPVKFTPSNTRFQRGSSSIRRKYKTHDVTVTPIAGVSYVATPVMEEDELVDDDFYLQAKAYFDCREYKRAAHVLRDQNGRKAVFLRCYALYLAGEKRKEEEMIELEGPLGKSDAINRELVSLERELSTLRNNGKIDPFGLYLYGLVLKQKGSENLSRTVLVESVNSYPWNWNVWTELQSLCKTVDILNSLNLNSHWMKDFFLASVYQELRMHNDSLSKYEYLLGTFGNSNYIQAQIAKAQYSLREFDQVEAIFEELLSNDPYRVEDMDMYSNVLYAKECFSALSYLAHRVFLTDKYRPESCCIIGNYYSLKGQHEKAVVYFRRALKLNKNFLSAWTLMGHEFVEMKNTPAAVDAYRRAVDIDPRDYRAWYGLGQAYEMMGMPLYALHYFKKSVFLQPNDSRLWIAMAQCYETDQLRMLDEAVKCYRRAANCNDREAIALHNLARLLSELGRPEEAAFYYKKDLERMESEEREGPKMVEALLYLAKYYRAQKKFEEAEVYCTRLLDYTGPERETAKSILRGMRTVQSGFPSMDVEHFPPNPF